The proteins below are encoded in one region of Thermodesulfovibrionales bacterium:
- a CDS encoding VOC family protein: MKYTGINHLAMATGDMDKTIRFWRDLLGMRLIVGLGKPGYRHYFFEISENDLIAFFEWPKVEPVPEKEHGYPVAGPVVFDHVSFGLETEDALWELKDRLDAAGFWVSEIIDHGFIHSLYSYDPNGIPIEFSHPAEGVNVRNDPTMADSAPSLISREGPEPHPEEWPNVERPTPRSEGKTYPGVGSELFHGIEKT, from the coding sequence ATGAAATACACCGGAATCAACCACTTGGCTATGGCGACGGGAGACATGGATAAGACAATCCGTTTCTGGAGGGACCTGCTCGGAATGAGATTGATCGTCGGGTTGGGAAAACCCGGGTACAGGCATTACTTTTTCGAAATATCGGAGAACGACCTCATAGCTTTCTTTGAGTGGCCGAAGGTTGAGCCTGTTCCTGAGAAAGAGCACGGCTATCCAGTAGCCGGACCCGTAGTCTTCGATCATGTCTCTTTCGGGCTCGAGACCGAAGATGCGCTCTGGGAATTAAAAGACAGACTTGATGCCGCAGGGTTCTGGGTCTCCGAGATCATCGACCATGGATTCATTCACTCTCTCTACTCCTACGACCCCAACGGAATCCCCATAGAATTCAGTCATCCTGCGGAGGGCGTCAATGTCCGTAATGACCCCACAATGGCCGATTCCGCCCCTTCACTGATAAGCAGGGAAGGACCCGAGCCCCATCCCGAAGAATGGCCCAATGTGGAGCGGCCTACCCCCCGCAGCGAGGGGAAGACTTATCCCGGTGTCGGGAGCGAGCTGTTTCATGGGATAGAGAAGACATAG